Proteins from one Streptosporangium becharense genomic window:
- a CDS encoding SapB/AmfS family lanthipeptide, which translates to MVLLDLQTLETPGGYGGHGGGSTLTVLGCASAKPSNLSLLLCH; encoded by the coding sequence ATGGTTCTTCTCGACCTGCAGACCCTGGAGACCCCCGGCGGCTACGGCGGCCACGGCGGTGGCAGCACGCTCACCGTCCTGGGCTGCGCCTCGGCCAAGCCCAGCAACCTGAGCCTGCTGCTCTGCCACTAG
- a CDS encoding ABC transporter ATP-binding protein → MRAADRLVTEAVRRGGAWPAVLAVASVLGAAAELALPFALGRAVDELVAGGPGATVWPLICATVVTLAVACDALGVWASGASGARSSAWLRERVVRHILGVGPAITRRFPEGELVIRTTLNTEEIGRAPEAVVTGAALLIPTAGGVLALTLIDPWLTATLVAGITVIALVLRAFLTASTSIAGGYQEAQGDIAARLVDALAGARTIAAAGTADRERARVLSALPRLRRHAMEMWRANARAGVQAGAVVPLLEVAVLAMGGLRLTSGDLTAGELYAAARYVVLGAGLGSALGHVGRLARARAAAARVAELTAEPSRDHGTRSLPHGPGDLELRGVGAGVLDGIDVFVPGGRAVAVVGRSGSGKSLLAALAGRLVDPERGTVSLDGVPLPELSPSALREAVGYAFERPVLLGGTVGDAIAFGAGASGEAVRAAARAARADTFVRRLPLGYDTPLARAPMSGGERQRLGLARAFAQGRRLLILDDATSSLDTATECQVAAALTGELRDRTRLIVTHRAATAAAADRVIWLDAGRVRAFGSHRDLWSDPGYRAVFQVAAP, encoded by the coding sequence GTGCGGGCAGCCGACCGGCTGGTGACCGAGGCCGTACGGCGCGGTGGCGCCTGGCCGGCGGTCCTCGCGGTCGCCTCCGTCCTCGGCGCGGCCGCCGAGCTGGCGCTCCCGTTCGCGCTGGGCCGGGCCGTCGACGAGCTGGTGGCCGGCGGGCCCGGGGCGACGGTCTGGCCGCTCATCTGCGCCACCGTCGTCACCCTGGCCGTGGCCTGTGACGCCCTGGGCGTCTGGGCCTCGGGGGCGAGCGGCGCGCGCTCCTCGGCGTGGCTGCGGGAGCGGGTCGTACGGCACATCCTCGGCGTCGGGCCGGCGATCACCCGCAGGTTCCCCGAGGGGGAGCTGGTCATCAGGACGACCCTGAACACCGAGGAGATCGGCCGTGCCCCCGAGGCGGTCGTCACCGGCGCCGCGCTGCTCATCCCCACCGCCGGCGGTGTGCTCGCGCTGACCCTCATCGATCCCTGGCTGACCGCGACGCTGGTCGCCGGGATCACCGTCATCGCACTCGTGCTGCGAGCCTTCCTGACCGCGAGCACCTCGATCGCCGGCGGCTACCAGGAGGCGCAGGGCGACATCGCCGCCCGCCTGGTCGACGCGCTCGCCGGCGCCCGTACGATCGCCGCGGCCGGCACCGCCGACCGGGAGAGGGCCCGGGTGCTGTCCGCGCTGCCGAGGTTGCGCCGGCACGCCATGGAGATGTGGCGGGCCAACGCGCGGGCCGGCGTGCAGGCGGGTGCCGTGGTGCCGCTGCTGGAGGTGGCTGTGCTCGCGATGGGCGGGCTGCGGCTGACCTCCGGCGACCTGACGGCCGGGGAACTGTACGCCGCCGCCCGGTACGTGGTGCTCGGCGCGGGCCTCGGCTCGGCCCTGGGGCACGTCGGCCGCCTGGCGCGGGCACGCGCCGCCGCCGCGCGGGTCGCGGAGCTGACCGCCGAGCCCTCTCGCGACCACGGCACGCGGTCGCTGCCCCACGGGCCCGGCGACCTGGAGCTGCGCGGGGTCGGCGCGGGGGTGCTGGACGGGATCGACGTGTTCGTCCCGGGCGGCCGGGCGGTGGCCGTGGTCGGCCGCTCCGGCTCCGGCAAGTCGCTGCTCGCCGCGCTGGCCGGCCGCCTGGTCGACCCGGAGCGCGGGACGGTCAGCCTGGACGGCGTCCCGCTGCCCGAGCTGTCCCCCTCGGCCCTGCGCGAGGCCGTCGGATACGCGTTCGAACGCCCGGTGCTGCTCGGGGGCACCGTCGGCGACGCGATCGCCTTCGGGGCCGGCGCGTCCGGGGAGGCGGTGCGGGCCGCCGCGCGGGCGGCACGGGCCGACACGTTCGTGCGGCGCCTCCCGCTGGGGTACGACACGCCGCTGGCCCGGGCGCCCATGTCCGGGGGGGAGCGGCAGCGGCTCGGTCTGGCCCGCGCGTTCGCGCAGGGACGGCGGCTGCTGATCCTCGACGACGCCACCTCCAGCCTCGACACCGCCACCGAATGCCAGGTCGCCGCCGCGCTCACCGGCGAGCTGCGCGACCGGACGCGCCTGATCGTGACCCACCGGGCCGCGACCGCGGCGGCGGCCGACCGGGTGATCTGGCTGGACGCAGGGCGGGTGCGCGCCTTCGGCAGCCACCGGGACCTGTGGTCCGACCCCGGCTACCGCGCCGTCTTCCAGGTGGCCGCCCCGTGA
- the lanKC gene encoding class III lanthionine synthetase LanKC: MDDQYELYCLADPLFYDTLDGRRGDHPDFALATRDVPQGWEHRVTDTWLHYAPVSGGTPAQGWKVHVSACAADAERALETVWDYCVPRGIAFKFLRSLPVMTMLNSKAAPRGSSGKLVTLYPVDEAQLELTLKELDELLRGVEGPYILSDLRYGDGPLFVRYGGFAARHCPGENGDPVLAVEDGDGRLVPDVRGPAFSVPSWVTLPPFLEPHLAARNAVTTEGLPYRIESVMQFSNGGGVYLAQDVRTGTRVVLKEARPHAGLDAAGRDAVARLAHERDMLARLAGLDAVPALIDYFTLGGHHFLVEEFVDGDPLQRQLVRRYPLTRADCDEAALADYTAWVLDVLPKVRRAVESLHGRGVVFGDLHPNNILLTEGGRPVLIDYEVATLTTDGGRAALAHPAFGAPADRRGTDVDAYALGCLCLGLFAPQLTIMLPLDRAKVTRLARLITETFPVPPEVVGEAVRVVTGPDPVRPAPLPRPGRDDWPRLREAMVRAVLASATPGRDDRLFPGDVAQFEPGGGLCFAYGAAGVLYTLERCGAERLPEGEDWLRRRALSPDAGTRIGFYDGLHGVAHVLDLLGHRQDAVDIVEVCLRERWETLGLGLFGGLAGIGLNLLHLGGTTGERSFTETGLRIADICSGRLGGPDDVPETSGGTHPRAGLMYGSSGPALLFLHAYERTGDTGLLDRAAVALRQDLRRCVTGEDGSLQVTQGWRTLPYLDEGSAGIGLVLARYLLHRDDDRFREALDGCRLVTRGRYFVQSGLFTGRSGMIAALGSGLGTPSHTPGTESHTAPGTDPGTDPGTAPDAALGTDLGTDSAEQLRGLDWHALPYGGGLAFPGDQLLRLSMDFATGTAGVLFAMSTVLHDRPVFLPFLEPPGGTGSRATARPVHGSAARSRTCDSSKEV; this comes from the coding sequence GTGGATGACCAGTACGAGCTGTATTGCCTGGCGGATCCGCTCTTTTACGACACGCTTGACGGCCGCCGGGGGGACCACCCCGACTTCGCGCTCGCGACCCGGGACGTCCCGCAGGGGTGGGAGCACCGGGTGACCGACACCTGGCTCCACTACGCGCCGGTGTCCGGCGGAACGCCCGCCCAGGGGTGGAAGGTCCACGTGTCCGCGTGCGCCGCGGACGCCGAGCGAGCCCTGGAGACGGTGTGGGACTACTGCGTCCCCCGCGGCATCGCGTTCAAGTTCCTGCGCAGCCTCCCCGTGATGACCATGCTGAACTCCAAGGCGGCCCCCCGCGGCTCCAGCGGCAAGCTGGTGACGCTCTACCCGGTGGACGAGGCGCAGCTGGAGCTGACGCTGAAGGAGCTCGACGAGCTTCTCCGCGGCGTCGAAGGACCCTACATCCTCAGCGACCTCCGTTACGGCGACGGGCCGCTGTTCGTCCGGTACGGCGGCTTCGCGGCCCGGCACTGCCCGGGGGAGAACGGCGATCCGGTGCTGGCCGTCGAGGACGGCGACGGGCGACTGGTCCCCGACGTCCGCGGGCCGGCCTTCTCCGTGCCGTCCTGGGTGACCCTGCCCCCCTTCCTCGAACCGCACCTGGCCGCCCGCAACGCGGTCACCACCGAGGGCCTGCCGTACCGGATCGAGAGCGTCATGCAGTTCTCCAACGGCGGCGGCGTCTACCTCGCGCAGGACGTGCGCACCGGGACGCGGGTGGTGCTGAAGGAGGCGCGCCCGCACGCCGGGCTCGACGCCGCCGGCCGGGACGCGGTGGCGCGGCTGGCGCACGAGCGGGACATGCTGGCGCGGCTGGCCGGACTGGACGCGGTGCCCGCGCTGATCGACTACTTCACCCTGGGCGGCCACCACTTCCTGGTCGAGGAGTTCGTCGACGGCGACCCGCTGCAGCGGCAGCTCGTGCGGCGCTACCCGCTGACCCGCGCGGACTGCGACGAGGCGGCCCTGGCCGACTACACCGCGTGGGTGCTCGACGTGCTGCCCAAGGTGCGGCGGGCCGTCGAGTCGCTGCACGGCCGCGGGGTCGTCTTCGGCGACCTGCACCCCAACAACATCCTCCTCACCGAGGGCGGCCGCCCGGTCCTGATCGACTACGAGGTGGCGACCCTCACCACGGACGGCGGCCGGGCGGCCCTGGCCCATCCGGCGTTCGGCGCGCCGGCCGACCGGCGGGGCACCGACGTCGACGCCTACGCCCTGGGCTGCCTGTGCCTGGGGCTGTTCGCCCCGCAGCTCACCATCATGCTGCCGCTCGACCGGGCCAAGGTGACCCGGCTGGCCCGGCTGATCACCGAGACCTTCCCGGTGCCGCCCGAGGTGGTCGGCGAGGCGGTCCGGGTCGTCACGGGCCCGGACCCGGTGCGGCCCGCGCCGCTCCCCAGACCCGGTCGCGACGACTGGCCGCGGCTCAGGGAGGCGATGGTACGGGCCGTCCTGGCGAGCGCCACCCCCGGCCGCGACGACCGGCTCTTCCCCGGTGACGTCGCCCAGTTCGAGCCCGGCGGCGGCCTCTGCTTCGCGTACGGGGCGGCGGGCGTGCTCTACACGTTGGAGCGGTGCGGCGCCGAGCGTCTCCCCGAGGGGGAGGACTGGCTGCGCCGCAGGGCACTGTCCCCCGACGCCGGGACCCGGATCGGGTTCTACGACGGGCTGCACGGCGTGGCCCACGTGCTGGACCTGCTCGGGCACCGCCAGGACGCCGTCGACATCGTCGAGGTGTGCCTGCGCGAGAGGTGGGAGACGCTGGGGCTCGGCCTGTTCGGCGGCCTGGCGGGGATCGGCCTGAACCTGCTCCACCTCGGCGGCACGACCGGTGAACGGTCCTTCACCGAGACCGGGCTGCGGATCGCCGACATCTGCTCCGGCCGGCTGGGCGGCCCGGACGACGTCCCGGAGACCAGCGGCGGCACCCATCCGAGGGCCGGGCTGATGTACGGGTCGTCGGGGCCGGCGCTGCTCTTCCTGCACGCCTACGAGCGGACGGGCGACACGGGGCTGCTCGACCGGGCGGCCGTGGCGCTCCGGCAGGACCTGCGGCGGTGCGTCACCGGCGAGGACGGTTCGCTCCAGGTCACCCAGGGCTGGCGCACGCTGCCCTACCTGGACGAGGGGTCCGCGGGCATCGGGCTCGTCCTGGCCCGCTACCTGCTCCACCGCGACGACGACCGCTTCCGGGAGGCACTCGACGGCTGCCGCCTCGTCACCCGAGGACGCTACTTCGTGCAGTCCGGCCTGTTCACCGGCCGGAGCGGCATGATCGCCGCCCTCGGGTCGGGGCTGGGCACCCCGTCGCACACCCCGGGCACGGAGTCGCACACTGCCCCGGGCACGGACCCGGGCACGGACCCGGGCACAGCCCCGGACGCAGCCCTGGGCACGGACCTGGGCACGGACTCCGCCGAGCAGCTCCGCGGGCTCGACTGGCACGCCCTGCCCTACGGCGGCGGGCTGGCCTTCCCCGGTGACCAGTTGCTCCGGCTCTCCATGGACTTCGCGACCGGCACGGCCGGAGTCCTGTTCGCGATGAGCACCGTGCTGCACGACCGGCCGGTGTTCCTCCCCTTCCTCGAACCGCCCGGCGGCACGGGCTCCCGCGCGACGGCGCGGCCCGTGCACGGATCCGCCGCGCGGTCCCGTACCTGCGACTCCTCGAAGGAGGTGTAA
- a CDS encoding magnesium and cobalt transport protein CorA has product MTDRRVRGLRSLVRGRSASGQDSPERSMDPRSADGGKPEPRSRVIDNAIYVGGRRTATPGSLPEAFECLKNTPDSMAWIGFYRPEDAVILNVAEEFDLHELAVEDAIVAHQRPKADRYGDTLFVVLRPARYLDDVEEVDFGELHVFVGQNFVITVRHSEAPDLSQVRRRMEHDPDLLAQGPQAVLYAIVDAVVDGYAPVVAGLQNDIDEIEVQVFGNEPGVSRRIYELSREVIEFQRATQPLLGMIEGLIAGAPKYGVDEELRRYLRDVADHAITVAERVSGFRQMLHDILVVNSTMVAQAQNEHMTRLTEVSNAQNEEVKRISAWAAILFAPTLVGTIYGMNFDVMPEIHWSWGYPFAILLMGGVCLTLYLVFKRRDWL; this is encoded by the coding sequence GTGACCGACCGGCGAGTGCGCGGCCTGCGCAGCCTCGTACGCGGACGTTCCGCCAGCGGGCAGGACTCCCCAGAACGGTCGATGGACCCCCGCTCCGCGGACGGTGGGAAGCCCGAGCCGCGCTCGCGCGTCATCGACAACGCCATCTACGTCGGCGGGCGGCGCACCGCCACCCCCGGGTCGCTGCCCGAGGCGTTCGAGTGCCTGAAGAACACCCCCGACAGCATGGCCTGGATCGGCTTCTACCGGCCGGAGGACGCGGTCATCCTCAACGTGGCCGAGGAGTTCGACCTGCACGAGCTCGCGGTCGAGGACGCCATCGTCGCCCACCAGCGGCCCAAGGCCGACCGCTACGGCGACACGCTGTTCGTGGTGCTCCGCCCGGCCCGCTACCTCGACGACGTCGAGGAGGTCGACTTCGGCGAACTGCACGTCTTCGTCGGCCAGAACTTCGTGATCACCGTACGGCACAGCGAGGCCCCCGACCTGTCCCAGGTCCGCCGTCGGATGGAGCACGACCCCGACCTGCTCGCCCAGGGCCCGCAGGCGGTGCTGTACGCCATCGTCGACGCCGTCGTGGACGGTTACGCCCCCGTCGTCGCCGGTCTGCAGAACGACATCGACGAGATCGAGGTCCAGGTCTTCGGCAACGAGCCGGGCGTCTCCCGGCGGATCTACGAGCTCTCCCGTGAGGTGATCGAGTTCCAGCGGGCCACCCAGCCGCTCCTGGGGATGATCGAGGGCCTGATCGCGGGAGCGCCGAAGTACGGCGTCGACGAGGAACTGCGGCGCTACCTGCGTGACGTCGCCGACCACGCGATCACCGTCGCGGAGCGGGTGAGCGGCTTCCGTCAGATGCTCCACGACATCCTGGTGGTCAACTCGACCATGGTCGCCCAGGCGCAGAACGAGCACATGACCAGGCTCACCGAGGTGAGCAACGCCCAGAACGAGGAGGTCAAACGCATCTCGGCCTGGGCCGCCATCCTGTTCGCCCCCACCCTCGTCGGCACCATCTACGGCATGAACTTCGACGTCATGCCGGAGATCCACTGGTCATGGGGCTATCCCTTCGCCATCCTGCTGATGGGCGGGGTCTGCCTCACCCTCTACCTGGTCTTCAAACGCCGCGACTGGCTCTGA
- a CDS encoding GNAT family N-acetyltransferase, with product MTDVSVIRPSELGPSEIDAWREMQRAQPHLANPFLSPEFTIGMGEVSGRVRVAVIQDGEGIVGFFPYEERSGVATAVGAWVSLCQGLIHRPGADFDLEALMKACGLHVWEFGCLVVEQPWFGPFTTVSHDAAVMDLSDGYPAYIDRLTKRSPKFMKTMRYKERKLGREAGEVSFVFAEKSEDQLRLVREWKSAQYARMGRADRFGKTWVVRLVERLHAIDTKDFGGVLSVLYAGGKPVAGHFGLRSDSVLVNWFPAYDPAYGKYSPGIIQHFHMADEGAKIGINSIDLSVATGYEYKRLLSSRNVPVGEGIVRRRTGRAAAHWARTEPVRRVRQRILDSPRLYSLADRTLQWYGQRRSGKPAE from the coding sequence ATGACGGACGTGTCAGTGATTCGGCCCAGTGAACTGGGCCCGTCGGAGATCGACGCGTGGCGCGAGATGCAGCGGGCACAGCCGCACCTGGCGAACCCTTTCCTGAGCCCCGAGTTCACCATCGGGATGGGGGAGGTCTCCGGTCGTGTGCGGGTCGCGGTCATCCAGGACGGGGAGGGCATCGTCGGGTTCTTCCCGTACGAGGAGCGTTCCGGCGTGGCCACGGCCGTCGGCGCGTGGGTGTCGCTGTGCCAGGGGCTGATCCACCGCCCCGGCGCCGACTTCGATCTGGAAGCCCTGATGAAGGCCTGCGGGCTGCACGTGTGGGAGTTCGGCTGCCTGGTGGTCGAGCAGCCGTGGTTCGGGCCGTTCACGACGGTCAGCCACGACGCCGCCGTCATGGACCTGTCCGACGGTTACCCGGCCTACATCGACCGGCTGACCAAGAGGTCGCCGAAGTTCATGAAGACCATGCGGTACAAGGAGCGCAAGCTCGGCCGGGAGGCCGGTGAGGTGTCCTTCGTCTTCGCCGAGAAGTCCGAGGACCAGCTCCGGCTGGTCCGGGAGTGGAAGTCCGCGCAGTACGCCCGCATGGGCCGCGCCGACCGCTTCGGTAAGACGTGGGTGGTCAGGCTCGTCGAACGGCTGCACGCCATCGACACGAAGGACTTCGGCGGCGTGCTCTCCGTGCTGTACGCCGGGGGCAAGCCGGTCGCGGGGCATTTCGGACTGCGTTCCGACTCGGTCCTGGTCAACTGGTTCCCCGCCTACGACCCCGCCTACGGCAAGTACTCGCCCGGCATCATCCAGCACTTCCACATGGCCGACGAGGGAGCCAAGATCGGGATCAATTCGATCGACCTCAGCGTCGCCACCGGCTACGAGTACAAGAGACTGCTGAGCAGCAGGAACGTTCCGGTCGGCGAAGGCATCGTGCGCAGGCGCACCGGGCGTGCCGCCGCCCACTGGGCCCGCACCGAGCCGGTCCGCCGCGTGCGTCAACGCATCCTCGACAGTCCTCGCCTGTACAGCCTGGCCGACCGCACCCTGCAGTGGTACGGCCAGCGCCGCAGCGGCAAGCCCGCCGAGTGA
- a CDS encoding SapB/AmfS family lanthipeptide: MVLLDLQTLETPSGGHGGGGSTLTVLGCASAKPSNLSLLLCH; encoded by the coding sequence ATGGTTCTTCTCGACCTGCAGACCCTGGAGACCCCCAGCGGCGGCCACGGCGGCGGTGGCAGCACGCTCACCGTCCTGGGCTGCGCCTCGGCCAAGCCCAGCAACCTGAGCCTGCTGCTCTGCCACTGA
- a CDS encoding nuclear transport factor 2 family protein, whose translation MKEQHNAEIIQAFYEAFARRDADAMERCYHPDVTFSDPVFQHLAGRATVMAMWRMLMGRSTDLQVDARDIAARRHDGTAHWTAHYTFSRTGRKVVNEIDSFFRFEDGLIVRHRDHFDLGRWSRMAVGRTAGRLFGWTPMFKAKIRGTAMQSLQEFMSA comes from the coding sequence GTGAAAGAGCAGCACAACGCCGAGATCATCCAGGCGTTCTACGAGGCCTTCGCGCGGCGGGACGCCGACGCCATGGAGCGCTGCTACCACCCCGACGTCACCTTCAGTGACCCGGTCTTCCAGCACCTCGCGGGCCGCGCCACGGTGATGGCGATGTGGCGCATGCTCATGGGCCGCAGCACCGACCTCCAGGTCGACGCCCGCGACATCGCCGCCCGCCGCCACGACGGCACCGCGCACTGGACCGCCCACTACACCTTCAGCCGGACGGGCCGGAAGGTCGTCAACGAGATCGACTCCTTCTTCCGCTTCGAGGACGGCCTGATCGTCCGGCACCGCGACCACTTCGACCTCGGGCGCTGGTCCCGGATGGCCGTCGGCCGGACGGCCGGGCGCCTGTTCGGCTGGACACCGATGTTCAAGGCGAAGATCCGGGGTACTGCAATGCAGTCGTTGCAGGAGTTCATGAGCGCCTGA
- a CDS encoding sensor histidine kinase — MPYQMNVVGAVAAGTLLLSLSTTLVLAVRVRRLRAERERVVAGVREGFARDMHDIVGHWLWLASVKGELARRHADGDARLHGELEEVLQAVRQATRAVRNVSAAYRGLSLPAEAERARVLLRGFGAYCSVRMEVADLPGEVSAALGTVVREGITNVLRHSRATRCAIELVECGGGLRLTVVNDGAPRRDPVGTGSGSGLDNLRHRVGELGGTVQVSDGTDGWFTLIAEVPVNHSEGFSRLLGKRRWSAV; from the coding sequence ATGCCGTACCAGATGAACGTCGTCGGGGCGGTGGCCGCCGGAACCCTCCTGCTCTCGCTGAGCACCACGCTCGTCCTCGCGGTGCGGGTCAGGCGCCTGCGCGCCGAGCGGGAACGGGTGGTGGCCGGGGTGCGCGAGGGGTTCGCCCGCGACATGCACGACATCGTGGGGCACTGGCTCTGGCTGGCCTCCGTCAAGGGCGAGCTGGCCCGCCGGCACGCGGACGGCGACGCGCGGCTGCACGGGGAACTGGAGGAGGTGCTCCAGGCCGTACGGCAGGCGACGCGGGCGGTGCGGAACGTGTCGGCGGCCTACCGGGGGCTGTCGCTGCCCGCGGAGGCCGAGCGGGCCCGGGTGCTGCTGAGGGGCTTCGGAGCCTACTGCTCGGTGCGGATGGAGGTGGCGGACCTGCCCGGCGAGGTGAGCGCCGCGCTGGGCACCGTGGTCCGCGAGGGGATCACGAACGTGCTGCGCCACAGCAGGGCGACGAGGTGCGCGATCGAGCTGGTCGAGTGCGGCGGCGGGCTGCGACTGACCGTGGTCAACGACGGGGCCCCGCGCCGGGATCCGGTCGGCACGGGCAGTGGCAGTGGCCTGGACAACCTCCGCCACCGCGTGGGCGAGTTGGGCGGCACGGTCCAGGTGTCGGACGGCACGGACGGATGGTTCACGCTGATCGCCGAGGTGCCCGTGAACCATTCCGAAGGTTTTTCGCGTCTACTGGGAAAGCGCAGGTGGTCCGCCGTTTAA
- a CDS encoding ABC transporter ATP-binding protein codes for MGDRVDRPVRRALRRDPYQLVRLGAWSAAETAPALVAGLAVARAVDDGFAAGRPVTGFAWLAVLGGTWLLAAAGARQVVMAVAAIVEPFREDLLARVVDGALRGSAASGRGAGPAAVARSNLQVELARDALASVITVVRSFAFTVVSVALGLVALVPEVLALVLPPFAAGLGLFLLSLRALARRQRDFILADERTAEELTGMAGGLRDIAACRAEERVAAGVGLRVAEQARAARSLARVTALRTLSLAVGGRLPVLLVLIGTPWLIGRGAGPGVILGALVYVTQSLAPALDDLVEGLGINGVRLKVALDRLLRDDGPLPAARRRVPALDGGAELRGVTFAYGPHAEPVIDRLDLSVPEGDHIAVVGPSGIGKSTLAALLSGVLRPDSGLVLVGGVPADRLDPADRVLIPQEAYVFRGTLLANLTYLARAPREAVDEAVAAVGLSDLVERLGGYDAEIGSGLLSPAERQLVALARAYLAPARLVILDEATCHLDPAAEARAERAFAERGGTLLVVAHRLTSALRARRVLVMDGTSVRLGTHEEMLTASPLYADLAGHWNPSSTQELVP; via the coding sequence GTGGGCGACCGCGTGGACCGCCCCGTCCGGCGGGCGCTGCGGCGCGACCCGTACCAGCTGGTCAGACTCGGCGCCTGGTCCGCCGCGGAGACCGCGCCCGCGCTGGTCGCCGGCCTCGCCGTGGCGCGGGCCGTCGACGACGGCTTCGCCGCGGGGCGGCCGGTCACCGGGTTCGCCTGGCTGGCCGTGCTCGGCGGTACCTGGCTGCTGGCGGCGGCCGGCGCGCGGCAGGTGGTGATGGCCGTCGCCGCGATCGTGGAACCGTTCCGTGAGGACCTGCTGGCCCGCGTCGTCGACGGCGCGCTGCGCGGCTCGGCCGCGTCCGGGCGGGGGGCGGGCCCGGCGGCGGTGGCCCGGTCCAACCTCCAGGTCGAGCTGGCCCGCGACGCCCTCGCCTCGGTCATCACCGTGGTCAGGTCGTTCGCCTTCACGGTGGTGAGCGTCGCGCTCGGGCTGGTGGCCCTGGTCCCCGAGGTGCTGGCGCTGGTGCTGCCTCCCTTCGCCGCGGGGCTGGGCCTGTTCCTGCTGTCGCTGCGGGCCCTGGCCCGGCGGCAGCGGGACTTCATCCTGGCCGACGAGCGCACCGCCGAGGAGTTGACCGGCATGGCCGGCGGGCTGCGCGACATCGCCGCCTGCCGGGCCGAGGAGCGGGTGGCCGCCGGCGTCGGCCTGCGGGTGGCGGAGCAGGCCCGCGCGGCCCGGTCGCTGGCCCGGGTGACCGCGTTGCGCACCCTGTCACTGGCGGTGGGCGGCCGGTTGCCGGTGCTGCTCGTACTGATCGGGACACCGTGGCTGATCGGCCGCGGCGCCGGTCCCGGCGTGATCCTCGGTGCCCTGGTGTACGTCACGCAGTCGCTGGCTCCCGCGCTGGACGACCTGGTGGAGGGGCTGGGGATCAACGGGGTCCGGCTGAAGGTGGCGCTCGACCGTCTCCTGCGGGACGACGGCCCGCTGCCCGCGGCCCGCCGGCGTGTCCCCGCCCTGGACGGCGGCGCCGAGCTGCGGGGGGTGACGTTCGCCTACGGGCCGCACGCCGAGCCGGTGATCGACCGCCTCGACCTGTCCGTCCCCGAGGGGGACCACATCGCCGTGGTGGGGCCCAGCGGCATCGGCAAGTCCACGCTGGCCGCGCTGCTGAGCGGTGTGCTGCGGCCGGACTCCGGGCTGGTCCTGGTGGGCGGGGTGCCCGCCGACCGGCTCGATCCGGCCGACCGGGTGCTGATCCCCCAGGAGGCGTACGTCTTCCGCGGCACCCTCCTGGCGAACCTGACCTACCTCGCCCGTGCCCCGCGTGAGGCGGTGGACGAGGCGGTGGCGGCGGTCGGGCTGAGCGACCTGGTGGAGCGGCTGGGCGGCTACGACGCCGAGATCGGCTCCGGCCTGCTCTCCCCGGCCGAACGGCAGCTGGTCGCCCTGGCCCGCGCCTACCTGGCCCCGGCCAGGCTGGTGATCCTCGACGAGGCGACGTGCCACCTGGACCCGGCGGCCGAGGCCCGCGCGGAACGGGCGTTCGCCGAGCGCGGCGGCACGCTCCTCGTCGTCGCGCACCGCCTGACCTCGGCGCTGCGCGCCCGGCGGGTCCTGGTCATGGACGGCACCAGTGTCCGGCTCGGCACGCACGAGGAGATGCTCACCGCCTCCCCCCTGTACGCCGACCTCGCCGGTCACTGGAACCCTTCGAGCACACAGGAGCTGGTGCCTTGA
- a CDS encoding M50 family metallopeptidase, translated as MSEFWVTLATARPEPSPWVVLLSALVALGVVSWSTSWQLSRGLITIAHEGGHALVAVLTRRKLEGIRLHSDTSGVTLTRGRPTGPGMIMTAAAGYVAPSLLGLGGAWLTSAGYVAILITIVVVLLCCMLLLIRNLFGVVSLLATGGAITAFTWYAAPDMDAVLAHLAVWFLLFGGVRPIIELQRKRRYGQAGNSDADQLARLTFLPGGFWVFLFLLVAGASLVAGAYLLFPVPLGLL; from the coding sequence TTGTCCGAGTTCTGGGTGACTCTGGCCACAGCCCGTCCTGAGCCGTCCCCCTGGGTCGTGCTGTTGTCCGCGCTGGTCGCGCTGGGCGTGGTGTCGTGGTCCACCTCGTGGCAGCTGTCACGGGGCCTGATCACCATCGCCCACGAGGGCGGGCACGCGCTGGTGGCGGTGCTCACCCGGCGCAAGCTGGAGGGCATCCGGCTGCACTCCGACACCTCCGGCGTGACCCTGACCCGCGGCAGGCCCACCGGGCCGGGCATGATCATGACCGCCGCGGCCGGATACGTCGCGCCGTCCCTGCTCGGGCTGGGCGGTGCGTGGCTGACCTCCGCCGGTTACGTGGCGATCCTCATCACGATCGTGGTCGTGCTGCTGTGCTGCATGCTGCTGCTGATCCGCAACCTGTTCGGCGTGGTGAGCCTGCTGGCCACCGGGGGGGCGATCACCGCCTTCACCTGGTACGCCGCACCCGACATGGACGCGGTCCTCGCCCACCTGGCCGTGTGGTTCCTGCTGTTCGGCGGCGTCCGGCCGATCATCGAGCTGCAGCGCAAGCGCCGGTACGGCCAGGCGGGCAACTCCGACGCCGACCAGCTCGCCCGGCTGACCTTCCTGCCCGGCGGCTTCTGGGTGTTCCTGTTCCTGCTGGTGGCGGGCGCCAGCCTGGTGGCCGGGGCCTACCTGCTTTTCCCGGTTCCGCTCGGACTTCTCTGA